CGGCACCGATTTCCGTCAACGCGCCATGCGGGCGAGGCTCGGTGCGGGTCTCCGCTTCGATCCTCGCGAGGACGGTCGGGAGGTTCGAGCCGTCAGGCTCCAGCACCTCCGGAGCATTCTTCGGGCTGGGCTTGCGCAGGGCCCCCGGATCGAGCTGGAGGAACTTCCAGGACCTCAACTCCTCCCGAAGAGCGAAGAGATGCGGAAACTCCGCGCTCGTGATGCTGGACAGGATCGTCGTTTCCGCGGCGGTCGCCGAGCGGTTCCGTCCGCCGGTCGGGTCCTGGTGGATGTGGAAGGTGGGAATTCCGTTCACGTCCTGCGTCGACAGGAAGGGAGTAGACCTTCCATAGCTCATGAATGCGCGCTTGAACGCGGCCGAAGGAGACCGTCCATGAGGTCTCCATCCGTCCGCGTTGCCGCGGATCGGCTCGGCGGTCTCGCGCGCGACCACCAGCCGCTCAATCCCGCGCGCGTCGGTTCGCCGCTCGAGGTCCACCTCGTATCGCAGGCGGGTGTGCCGAACCCGGGCAGTCCCCCCCCACGGGTCTGCGACGGTCCGGTGCAGGAGCACCTCCACCGCAAGGCTCATCCGGGATCCCGGCTCTCCGCTCGGCTGAATCCTGAACAGTTCATGCGGTTCTCCGCGTAGACCATTGAACGCGGTCCGGAGGTCATCGACGGCGAGACGGGAGAGCAGCTGGATCGCGTCGAAAAGGTTGGACTTTCCGGTCGCGTTCGGTCCGACGACGACCATGAACGGCTCCAGATCGAGCGAGAACTTCTCGAACGTCTTGAACCCGTCGATCTCGATCCTCGTGAGCATTCAGCCGCTCCACAACGCGGTGGGAGACGCGGTCCATCCCTCTCCCTAGATTCTACTCGCAACCATGAATCAATGACAAGCGATCAGAACCTCCCGACCCACCATTTTCTCTTCTTCCCGCATCGACTAGATTGCCGGCTCCTCGCACCTGAGCCGAGCCCATGAACTTCATCTTCCAGGCCCACTCCGGGCTGCGCTACTTGGTGCTGCTGGCCGGCATCGCCGCCGCGCTGGTGATGGCCGCCGGCCTCTTCTCGCGGCGCGCGGCGTACGACCGCCCGGCACGGACCGCGATGGCCGTGTTCGCCGGGGTGCTGGACCTGCAGATCGTGCTGGGGATTGTGCTGGTGGCGCTGGGGGTGTTCTACCCCTCGCTGATCGGCCACCTGACCATGATGCTCCTGGCCGCGGCGGCGGTGCACGCGGCGAGCGTCCTGGCCCGCAAGCAGGGCGACCCGCGGCGGGCGTACTCGCTGGGGCTGATCGGCGCCGTGCTGGCGCTCCTGCTCATGGTGCTGGGGATCCACGCCATCGGCCGCGGGGTGTTCGAGGGCCGGGACGCGCCGTCGGCGGGGGTGGAGTCGGCGCGGTAGGGCGAGTACGAGAGTACGGAAGTACGAGGGTACGGGGTACGGGACGACGCGGGTCGTCGCGGGGAATCGCCACCGGGCAGGGAAGCCATGACCGAGGCAGCGGCCGAGCAGACGGGGGCGGTGGAGGGGCACGGCGGGATCTTCGTGGTGCGCGGCAGCGGCACGCACCGGCAGTGGAACAACATCCGCTACAAGACGGGGCTCTCGGCCGCCAACGTGGGGGCCAGGCAGCTCTCGATGAACGTGGCCACCATCCCGCCCGGCGGGGTCGCCTACGCGCACGTGCACGTGGGCTTCGAGGTGATGCTCTACATCCTGGAGGGCCGCGTCCGGCACGAGTACGGGCCGAACCTGCGCCACAGCGTGGAGAACGAGGCGGGCGACTTCATCTTCATCGAGCCCGGGGTGCCGCACGAGGTGTTCAACCTGAGCGACACCGAGCCCGTGGTGGCCGTCGTCGCGCGCTCCGACGCCGGCGAGTGGGAGCACATCGTCGACTACGACCGCGAGACCGGCGAGCTCGTCGAGCGCGGGCGGAAGGGGTGACGCCCCTCCAACGTCAACAGATTGGCCTCACGCAGAGGAAGCAGAGGTAGCAGAGGAAAACCGCGCGAGCGATGTGTTCTCTGCTGACTCTGCTGACTCTGCTGACTCTGCGTGAGACCAGCAGTTGTCTTTTCGTGGAGGATGGGGATGCTGCGGTTCGAGAAGGTGGTCCCGGAGGGGGCGGAGGACGGCGCGCCGCTGGTGGTGCTGCTGCACGGGCGGGGGAGCGACCGCTTCGACCTGCTGGGGCTGGCGCCGCACCTGGCGCCCCGCGCGGTGGTGGTCTCGCCCGAGGCGCCCCACCCGGGGATGCCCTGGGGGTACGGCCCCGGCTGGGCGTGGTACCGCTTCCTGGGCCGCAACCGCCCCGAGCCGGAGAGCTTCGAGGCCTCGCAGCGCGCGCTGGCGGCGTTCCTGGAGGAGCTTCCCGCCCAGCTCCCGGTGCGCACCGGGCCGCTGGTGCTCGGCGGCTTCTCGCAGGGCGGGGTGATGTCGATGGCGTACGCGCTCCGCGACCCGGGCGGCGCGCCGCTGGTGATGAACTTCAGCGGCTTCCTGGCCGACCACCCCAGCGTCTCGCCCACCCCGGAGACGGTGCGCGGCACCCGCTTCTTCTGGGGGCACGGCACCCACGACCCCAGCATCCCCTTCGAGCTGGCGGTGGAGGGGCGCGCCGCGCTCGCCGCGGCCGGCGCCGACCTGGAGGCGCGCGACTACCCGATCGGCCACGGCATCTCCCCCGACGAGGCCGCCGACGCCCGCGAGTGGCTGGAGCGCGCGCTGGCCGCCTCCCGATGATCTTCGACACCGCC
This is a stretch of genomic DNA from Longimicrobium sp.. It encodes these proteins:
- a CDS encoding AAA family ATPase, encoding MLTRIEIDGFKTFEKFSLDLEPFMVVVGPNATGKSNLFDAIQLLSRLAVDDLRTAFNGLRGEPHELFRIQPSGEPGSRMSLAVEVLLHRTVADPWGGTARVRHTRLRYEVDLERRTDARGIERLVVARETAEPIRGNADGWRPHGRSPSAAFKRAFMSYGRSTPFLSTQDVNGIPTFHIHQDPTGGRNRSATAAETTILSSITSAEFPHLFALREELRSWKFLQLDPGALRKPSPKNAPEVLEPDGSNLPTVLARIEAETRTEPRPHGALTEIGADLSRLISGVARVDVEEDELNRKFRVKVQVGGEHAFSSGVISDGTLRVLALLTMLHDPKHSGLVCFEEPENGIHPARLEALIDILRGMVTRADLTHYDERAALTQMLLNSHSPVVLSHLDGTEVVFADTVTVVDPASRTRSRKTRMRRIVPDDQGDLGIGQRDRGGYATRFDVAQYLKTVVQQAG
- a CDS encoding cupin domain-containing protein, with translation MTEAAAEQTGAVEGHGGIFVVRGSGTHRQWNNIRYKTGLSAANVGARQLSMNVATIPPGGVAYAHVHVGFEVMLYILEGRVRHEYGPNLRHSVENEAGDFIFIEPGVPHEVFNLSDTEPVVAVVARSDAGEWEHIVDYDRETGELVERGRKG